In a genomic window of Coriobacteriia bacterium:
- a CDS encoding O-acetylhomoserine aminocarboxypropyltransferase/cysteine synthase: MSDYQRDTLCVQAGWHPANGEPRVLPIYQSTTFKYDSTEQMGRLFDLEESGYFYTRLQNPTNDAVAEKIAELEGGVAAMLTSSGQAANFFATFNLCSAGDHIVSAASIYGGTFNLFGVTMKKMGIDVTFVDSDAPLEELRKAIRPNTKCVFGETVANPSLTVLDIEKFATLAHEAGVPLIVDNTFPTPINCRPFEWGADIVTHSTTKYMDGHASAVGGAIVDSGNFDWDAHADKFPGLTEPDESYHGVTYTERFGKGAYITKATVQVMRDLGSTQAPQNAFLLNLGLETLSLRMQRHCANALEVAQWLKNRDDIELVNFPGLPGDRYYELARKYMPNGTCGVISFEIKGGRAVAVKFMDSLKLAAIVTHVADARTCVLHPASHTHRQLNDEQLRACGVTPGMIRFSVGIEDPRDIIADLEQALS, encoded by the coding sequence ATGAGCGATTATCAACGAGATACCCTATGCGTCCAAGCGGGTTGGCACCCTGCCAACGGAGAACCGCGCGTACTTCCGATTTATCAGAGCACGACGTTCAAGTACGATTCGACCGAGCAGATGGGCCGCCTCTTCGATTTGGAAGAAAGCGGATACTTTTACACGCGCCTCCAAAACCCCACAAACGATGCAGTCGCAGAAAAAATCGCAGAGCTCGAAGGCGGTGTCGCGGCGATGCTCACCTCTTCCGGACAGGCTGCGAACTTTTTCGCGACGTTCAACCTTTGCAGTGCCGGAGACCACATCGTGTCCGCCGCTTCGATTTACGGCGGAACATTCAACCTGTTCGGCGTGACCATGAAAAAGATGGGCATCGACGTCACGTTCGTCGACTCCGATGCGCCTCTCGAGGAACTCCGCAAGGCTATCCGCCCAAACACCAAATGTGTGTTCGGAGAAACCGTCGCAAACCCCTCGCTGACGGTACTCGACATTGAAAAGTTCGCGACGCTCGCCCATGAAGCCGGCGTTCCGCTCATCGTTGACAATACGTTCCCCACGCCCATCAATTGTCGCCCGTTTGAGTGGGGCGCCGATATCGTCACGCACTCCACCACCAAATATATGGATGGGCACGCCAGCGCGGTCGGCGGCGCGATAGTCGACAGCGGCAATTTCGATTGGGATGCCCACGCCGATAAGTTCCCCGGTCTCACCGAGCCCGACGAGAGTTATCACGGCGTAACCTATACCGAACGTTTCGGCAAGGGCGCCTATATCACCAAGGCGACCGTTCAGGTTATGCGCGACCTCGGTTCGACTCAGGCTCCGCAAAATGCGTTCCTCCTCAACCTCGGGTTGGAAACATTGTCGCTTCGAATGCAGAGGCATTGCGCAAATGCTTTGGAGGTGGCGCAGTGGTTGAAAAACCGCGATGACATCGAACTCGTGAACTTCCCGGGACTACCCGGCGACCGTTACTACGAACTCGCACGAAAGTACATGCCGAACGGCACGTGCGGTGTCATCTCCTTTGAAATCAAGGGTGGACGAGCAGTGGCCGTGAAGTTCATGGATTCACTCAAGCTTGCGGCGATCGTGACACACGTGGCCGATGCTCGGACGTGCGTACTCCACCCCGCGAGCCATACGCACCGCCAGCTCAACGACGAACAACTCCGTGCTTGCGGCGTAACTCCCGGGATGATTCGCTTTTCGGTCGGCATCGAAGATCCGAGAGACATCATCGCCGATTTGGAGCAAGCACTTTCTTAA